From a region of the Marasmius oreades isolate 03SP1 chromosome 7, whole genome shotgun sequence genome:
- a CDS encoding uncharacterized protein (BUSCO:EOG09265MAN), translated as MFSRAVSAARPAASRAFRSNVTPSTSVRAFSVSSRSSSGGHGPPPPQIFGPGIQPGEVPGIHEQSTGLERLQHLGELEGIPAFDTAALDSSRVGTKQNPILVASAHSERLVGCTGSPADSHDVLWFPLLKGRQHRCLECGSGAS; from the exons ATGTTTTCGAGAGCAGTTTCTGCAGCGCGTCCTGCTGCTTCGAGAGCTTTTCGCTCGAATGTAACCCCCTCTACTTCCGTTCGCgctttttctgtttcttctcgTTCCTCTTCCGGAGGCCATggtccaccaccacctcaaaTCTTCGGTCCTGGTATCCAGCCTGGTGAAGTCCCTGGCATCCATGAGCAGTCCACCGGTTTGGAACGTCTTCAGCATCTTGGAGAGCTCGAGGGAATCCCGGCCTTTGACACCGCTGCTCTGGACTCCAGCCGAGTTGGTACAAAACAGAACCCAATCCTTGTTGCTTCTGCT CATTCGGAGCGTCTTGTTGGCTGCACGGGCTCACCCGCTGACTCCCATGACGTTCTTTGGTTCCCTTTGCTGAAGGGCAGACAACACCGCTGCCTTGAATGCGGCTCAGGCGCGTCCTAA